A single Curtobacterium sp. MCSS17_015 DNA region contains:
- a CDS encoding DUF6531 domain-containing protein: MSGQLHANTDPIEFDDATADALASAMRGAASAIDGQIGSRQSYVSTASQEFRGHFSQLFTENATIAKSDGTTLSDLMRTVAGWVDQMKKLAAEERERRRQAREWQEQQAERNGFEKWWDDTFGTGNPPDIENKPAPPFGPAEMQPKPRQTPSPGSGGGGGGTSSAKPEDLRSFATGSASLNSELSGKPGLLRGKLSDFASRCSWGTINADGLVTGFERWLAANDQDVVWAKTIADAFAAAGGEGAVSTVSDAALGAALQAAGVSANRTDLQIDPPTAYGAQPTTGYSMDPVNTTTGNFLEPELDLSFDGASASLRVSRMYNSLDQRVGVFGPGWASGLETRLLLDDEGASFVGADGRLVRFPRAGAGWARGVGENRWLTAEADLLVVRDSEGGRIDFTPTGLWAGESAGPGTAVTVERDASDAVVRLRHERGRFVDVEYVDGRVAVLRASDGRRVEYGYDDRGRLVSAATPLGTRTYGWDEDDLIVTVTSADGVLEVDNVYDAQRRVVEQTSPHGRRVRFAYLPGRVTVVSDQDGTRSNAWIADPKGRLVGIIDSDDRRQSMSYDPHGNLVSATERDGSVTVHAYDARGRRTRTVTPTGGDLTYGYDDADRVTTVVTESGSVVTYEYEGDERDPSVVTDPVGGRTELTWERGLLVRVVDPTGVTLSLDHDASGELVAVTNAAGHIARIERDTAGHAVATISPTGARTEYRYGAAGQVVARRDPDGATWTVEYTAGGRVSAVTDPIGARTVLAYGPDGELASTTDALGRTTRRTYDDQANPLQVTLPSGASWTFAHDALSRLQSVVDPTGAVWRREYGVNGDLRAVTDPTGVRTEFSDDPATGISTLSDAFATTTVRSDEFGRPVEVRSDETGSELVTYDACGRPVELVDGEGGLTRIERDMSGRISAIVSPSGGRTTFEYDACGRPSAATDQLGARTTITYDADSRVVARTLPTGDVERIEYDVVGRVVARTAPGEGTARYRWDAAGRLVSVHDARHGRRRFRYDAAGQLTEAENGVGGVTAYTYDVDGRLTSATDPVGGITRYTYDGAGRLTAITDPLSRTTTARLDAAGRRVQQTDPDGGVVEWAYDAAGREQRLSVDGALVAETTHDRARRAVVVTDHTRGPGRDIEHELCFDRRGLLVRRSRGGRAMSWEYDADGRRTARTDPDGNRTTWRRDAAGRVVGVEREGLTPAAFTLDTLGRIVQASTGDVVQSWSYERGALVEHTVTTPEGGTTTRIDHDEDDRIAAITGADGRRTYTHDAAAQLVSALDGGRGRTWRYDAAGRLVAETVDGAELRHEYDAAGQLVATTGADGARIEYVHDGLGRRVRRTAPDGSTTEYAWSDLGFLAGVVERDATYDETGRLEVWTDALGEVAEVGGSDTWWDTAAGVPVLASVGATPVLEAPGGIVAIDGNWTASTWRGARATEATDPWALLASTNGIGGGAALPSGVGLTPGGSLSIAGMEWLGARVYDPVAKGFLSTDPLAPVVGAGWSGNPYSYAGNDPLHAVDPLGLRPATDKDLQAYRDAHRGGLWELADKYSDEISTAAVVLGIGLTVLSMVTPAGPIVAIAMMAGAGAALSGGMSIQSNKGKDGRIDWGAVGVDTLIGGVAGAVGGGASFGLSKAAPALSRSGFSLAQRAGQVLTKPTQAATSSALQGAASNVLDVGAKSNWSASGAEYWQAAGTGTATGAAFSAGSSFVSPKVASSLANRLNIVPQWSSSGAHAMAGAPAVAPNLATWNTVVGGAVDSTLGGIGAVTNEIIRPGGGRDADNVLRTFVNGFVGGAEGPNVKNRGAHAG; this comes from the coding sequence GTGTCAGGACAGCTGCACGCCAACACCGATCCGATCGAGTTCGACGACGCCACCGCTGACGCGCTCGCCAGTGCCATGCGCGGCGCGGCGAGTGCGATCGACGGGCAGATCGGGAGTCGTCAGTCGTACGTGTCGACGGCTTCGCAGGAGTTCCGCGGCCACTTCTCGCAGCTGTTCACCGAGAACGCGACGATCGCGAAGAGCGACGGTACGACCCTCTCAGACCTGATGCGCACGGTCGCGGGGTGGGTCGACCAGATGAAGAAGCTCGCCGCGGAAGAACGCGAACGGCGTCGCCAGGCCCGTGAGTGGCAGGAGCAGCAGGCTGAACGCAACGGGTTCGAGAAGTGGTGGGACGACACGTTCGGCACCGGGAACCCGCCGGACATCGAGAACAAGCCCGCGCCTCCTTTCGGCCCCGCGGAGATGCAGCCGAAGCCGAGGCAAACGCCGTCCCCGGGTTCCGGCGGCGGCGGGGGCGGGACGTCGTCCGCGAAGCCGGAAGACCTCCGGTCCTTCGCAACGGGCTCGGCGTCGTTGAACTCCGAGCTGTCCGGGAAGCCCGGGCTGCTCCGTGGCAAGCTGTCCGACTTCGCTTCGCGGTGCTCGTGGGGAACGATCAACGCGGACGGGCTCGTCACCGGCTTCGAGCGGTGGCTCGCAGCCAACGACCAGGACGTCGTCTGGGCGAAGACCATCGCCGACGCCTTCGCCGCCGCCGGGGGTGAAGGCGCGGTCTCGACCGTGTCTGACGCCGCGCTCGGCGCAGCCCTGCAGGCCGCGGGCGTGTCGGCCAACCGGACCGACCTGCAGATCGATCCGCCCACCGCCTACGGCGCGCAGCCGACGACCGGCTACTCGATGGACCCGGTCAACACGACGACCGGCAACTTCCTCGAGCCGGAGCTCGACCTCTCCTTCGACGGCGCATCCGCGTCCCTCAGGGTGTCGCGCATGTACAACTCCCTCGACCAGCGTGTGGGTGTCTTCGGCCCGGGGTGGGCGTCCGGCCTCGAGACCCGGCTGCTCCTCGACGACGAGGGCGCGTCCTTCGTCGGTGCCGACGGCCGACTCGTCCGCTTCCCCCGCGCCGGCGCCGGTTGGGCGCGCGGTGTCGGCGAGAACCGGTGGCTCACGGCGGAGGCAGACCTCCTGGTCGTGCGGGACAGCGAGGGTGGTCGCATCGACTTCACCCCGACTGGTCTCTGGGCCGGCGAGAGCGCCGGACCCGGAACCGCCGTGACGGTGGAACGGGACGCCTCCGATGCCGTCGTGCGTCTCCGCCACGAACGCGGTCGCTTCGTGGACGTCGAGTACGTCGACGGTCGTGTCGCCGTGCTGCGGGCCTCCGACGGACGTCGGGTGGAATACGGGTACGACGACCGAGGGCGCCTGGTCTCGGCCGCGACCCCGCTCGGGACCAGGACGTACGGCTGGGACGAGGACGACCTCATCGTGACGGTCACGAGTGCCGACGGCGTGCTCGAGGTCGACAACGTGTACGACGCGCAGCGTCGTGTCGTCGAGCAGACCAGCCCGCACGGCCGCCGGGTCCGGTTCGCCTACCTCCCCGGCCGTGTGACCGTTGTCTCCGATCAGGACGGGACGCGTTCGAACGCCTGGATCGCGGACCCGAAGGGTCGGCTCGTCGGGATCATCGACTCGGATGACCGTCGACAGTCGATGAGCTACGACCCGCACGGCAACCTCGTGTCGGCGACGGAACGCGACGGCTCGGTCACCGTGCACGCCTACGACGCACGGGGTCGGCGCACGAGGACGGTCACGCCGACCGGTGGTGACCTCACGTACGGCTACGACGACGCCGACCGCGTCACGACCGTGGTCACGGAGAGCGGCAGCGTCGTCACGTACGAGTACGAGGGTGACGAGCGTGACCCGTCGGTCGTCACCGACCCGGTGGGAGGCCGGACCGAACTCACCTGGGAGCGCGGCCTGCTCGTGCGGGTCGTCGACCCGACCGGTGTCACGCTCAGCCTCGACCACGACGCGTCGGGTGAGCTGGTCGCCGTGACGAACGCAGCCGGGCACATCGCACGGATCGAGCGGGACACCGCCGGTCACGCCGTCGCGACCATCAGCCCCACCGGCGCCCGCACGGAGTACCGCTACGGTGCCGCCGGTCAGGTCGTCGCTCGCCGAGACCCCGACGGCGCGACGTGGACGGTCGAGTACACCGCGGGTGGGCGCGTCAGCGCCGTCACCGACCCGATCGGTGCGCGGACCGTCCTCGCCTACGGCCCGGACGGCGAACTCGCCTCCACGACCGACGCGCTCGGACGGACCACTCGTCGGACGTACGACGACCAGGCCAACCCGCTGCAGGTCACCCTGCCGAGCGGTGCATCGTGGACCTTCGCGCACGACGCCTTGTCGCGCCTCCAGTCCGTCGTCGACCCCACCGGCGCAGTGTGGCGCCGGGAGTACGGGGTCAACGGCGACCTGCGCGCCGTGACTGACCCCACCGGCGTCCGCACGGAGTTCTCGGATGACCCGGCCACCGGTATCTCCACGTTGTCGGACGCGTTCGCGACGACCACGGTCCGGTCCGACGAGTTCGGACGCCCCGTCGAGGTGAGGTCCGATGAGACCGGTTCCGAACTCGTCACGTACGACGCGTGTGGCCGACCGGTCGAGCTCGTGGACGGTGAGGGTGGCCTCACCCGCATCGAGCGCGACATGAGTGGTCGTATCAGCGCCATCGTGTCGCCGAGCGGCGGGCGGACGACCTTCGAGTACGACGCCTGTGGCCGACCTTCGGCCGCCACCGACCAGCTCGGGGCCCGGACGACGATCACCTACGACGCAGACTCACGGGTCGTCGCGCGGACCCTGCCGACGGGGGACGTCGAGCGCATCGAGTACGACGTCGTCGGGCGCGTCGTCGCGCGGACCGCACCCGGAGAAGGAACGGCTCGCTACCGCTGGGACGCGGCCGGGAGGCTCGTCTCCGTCCACGACGCACGTCACGGTCGACGTCGGTTCCGCTACGACGCCGCGGGTCAGCTCACCGAGGCCGAGAACGGCGTCGGTGGAGTGACCGCCTACACGTACGACGTCGACGGGCGCCTGACCAGCGCGACTGACCCGGTGGGCGGCATCACCCGGTACACCTACGACGGCGCCGGACGGCTGACTGCCATCACGGATCCGCTCAGCAGGACGACCACCGCACGACTCGACGCCGCCGGCCGCCGCGTCCAGCAGACGGACCCCGACGGCGGGGTGGTCGAGTGGGCGTACGACGCTGCAGGACGTGAGCAGCGGCTCTCGGTGGACGGCGCCCTCGTGGCGGAGACCACGCACGACAGGGCTCGCCGGGCGGTCGTCGTCACCGACCACACGCGTGGCCCCGGACGGGACATCGAGCACGAGTTGTGCTTCGACCGGCGGGGTCTGCTCGTCCGGCGGAGCCGTGGTGGGCGGGCGATGTCGTGGGAGTACGACGCCGACGGACGTCGTACGGCGCGCACGGACCCGGACGGCAATCGCACGACATGGCGCAGGGACGCCGCTGGCCGCGTCGTCGGCGTCGAACGGGAAGGACTGACGCCCGCCGCGTTCACCCTGGACACCCTCGGGCGCATCGTCCAGGCCTCGACCGGTGACGTCGTCCAGTCGTGGTCCTACGAGCGCGGGGCGCTCGTCGAACACACCGTGACCACGCCGGAAGGCGGTACGACGACCCGCATCGACCACGACGAGGACGACCGCATCGCGGCGATTACCGGTGCGGACGGCCGGAGGACCTACACCCATGACGCCGCGGCGCAGCTGGTCAGTGCGCTCGACGGCGGCCGTGGTCGGACGTGGCGGTACGACGCGGCCGGACGCCTCGTCGCCGAGACCGTCGACGGTGCCGAACTCCGACACGAGTACGACGCTGCCGGGCAACTCGTCGCCACCACCGGTGCTGACGGTGCGCGGATCGAGTACGTGCACGACGGACTCGGTCGGCGCGTCCGGCGGACTGCTCCGGACGGTTCGACCACCGAGTACGCATGGTCGGACCTCGGGTTCCTGGCCGGCGTCGTCGAACGGGACGCGACGTACGACGAGACCGGCCGACTCGAGGTGTGGACCGACGCCCTGGGCGAGGTCGCGGAAGTCGGAGGATCGGACACCTGGTGGGACACCGCTGCGGGTGTCCCGGTCCTGGCCTCCGTCGGCGCGACGCCTGTCCTGGAGGCTCCAGGCGGGATCGTGGCCATCGACGGGAACTGGACGGCATCGACCTGGCGCGGGGCGCGAGCGACCGAAGCGACCGATCCCTGGGCGCTCCTCGCATCGACGAACGGGATCGGCGGCGGAGCTGCCCTGCCGTCCGGCGTCGGGCTGACCCCGGGCGGCAGCCTGAGCATCGCGGGGATGGAGTGGCTCGGGGCCCGGGTGTACGACCCCGTGGCGAAGGGCTTCCTGTCGACGGACCCGCTCGCTCCGGTCGTCGGAGCTGGGTGGTCGGGGAACCCCTACTCGTACGCGGGGAACGACCCGCTGCACGCGGTCGACCCGCTGGGGCTGCGGCCGGCTACGGACAAGGACCTGCAGGCGTACCGGGATGCACACCGAGGGGGTCTCTGGGAGCTCGCGGACAAGTACTCGGACGAGATCTCGACAGCGGCGGTCGTATTAGGGATCGGACTGACGGTCCTGTCCATGGTCACTCCCGCCGGGCCGATAGTCGCGATCGCGATGATGGCGGGTGCGGGTGCTGCTTTGTCCGGGGGAATGTCGATCCAAAGCAACAAAGGCAAGGACGGCAGGATCGACTGGGGTGCCGTAGGAGTCGACACCCTCATTGGCGGTGTGGCCGGAGCTGTAGGAGGCGGAGCGTCTTTCGGGTTGTCCAAGGCCGCACCGGCACTCAGTCGTTCGGGCTTCTCGTTGGCACAACGCGCAGGCCAGGTGCTCACGAAGCCGACACAGGCGGCGACCTCGAGTGCCCTCCAGGGAGCTGCGTCCAACGTGTTGGATGTGGGAGCGAAGTCGAACTGGAGTGCCTCCGGCGCCGAGTACTGGCAAGCGGCAGGTACAGGAACAGCGACGGGAGCGGCATTCAGTGCTGGATCGAGCTTCGTCTCTCCGAAGGTCGCATCGTCACTCGCGAACCGGCTCAACATCGTCCCGCAGTGGAGCTCGAGCGGCGCGCACGCCATGGCGGGGGCGCCGGCGGTTGCGCCGAACCTGGCCACGTGGAACACGGTCGTCGGCGGAGCTGTAGACAGTACGCTCGGTGGGATCGGTGCGGTGACCAACGAGATCATCCGGCCGGGAGGAGGACGCGATGCGGACAATGTGCTGCGCACGTTCGTCAATGGATTTGTCGGCGGCGCAGAGGGGCCGAATGTCAAGAACCGCGGCGCGCATGCCGGTTGA
- a CDS encoding pyrophosphorylase translates to MSRVLSTEQAKTAIRQIQSIVNGGFTDQISQLDAQGRILSDSNVWDGPLAGNFRGSTWPETKAALDKAKTELEQLRTQLDKISQDIFTAGGGA, encoded by the coding sequence ATGTCGCGTGTGCTTTCGACCGAACAGGCGAAGACCGCCATCCGTCAGATCCAGTCCATCGTGAACGGTGGGTTCACGGACCAGATCTCGCAGCTCGATGCCCAGGGGCGCATCCTGTCCGACTCGAACGTGTGGGACGGCCCGCTGGCCGGGAACTTCCGTGGGTCGACGTGGCCGGAGACCAAGGCTGCGCTGGACAAGGCGAAGACCGAGCTCGAGCAGCTCCGCACCCAGCTCGACAAGATCTCGCAGGACATCTTCACCGCGGGTGGCGGCGCCTGA
- a CDS encoding RNA degradosome polyphosphate kinase has protein sequence MDTEPQLDGDSVANDLDDFDEVVEIEHESLPSDRYFDRELSWLRFNQRVLELGEDRTQPLLERANFLAIFASNLDEFFMVRVAGLKRRIDTGIAVPTNVGRAPSDVLRDIAMKAHELQERHANAFIGSLKPDLDAAGIHVEHWSDLGEDDRLRMREYFSEQIFPVLMPLAVDPAHPFPYISGLSLNLAVRVRNPKSQRQEFARLKVPQNYPRFIKLPDDNSGRLRFIPLEDLIANHLPDLFPGMEVLEHHVFRITRNEDVEIEEDEAENLIQALERELLRRRFGPPIRLEITEDMDPVTLDLLVRELDITEQEVYRLPSPLDLGGLFEIAKIARPDLHYPRHVPTTPVQFQPGEPNTKPDLFRAIAARDVLVHHPYESFATSVQAFLEQAAADPNVLAIKQTLYRTSGDSPIVEALIDAAAAGKQVLALVEIKARFDEQNNITWARKLEKAGVHVVYGLVGLKTHSKLVLVIRQEGGTLKHYSHIGTGNYNPKTSRIYEDMGLFTADDTVGKDLTRLFNELSGYAIEKKFKRLLVAPLHLRKGLIKRIQTEAQNARDGKPSGIRIKVNSMVDEQIIDALYLASQAGVPVDVWVRGICSLKPGLEGVSETIRVRSIVGRYLEHSRAFAFHNDGDPAVFIGSADMMHRNLDRRVEALVRLTAPAHINEVQEMFDLAMAETTSSWHLESDGEWTRHSTDGDGRPLDDAQNVQMRTISARKRSTR, from the coding sequence ATGGACACCGAACCGCAGCTGGACGGCGACTCCGTCGCGAACGACCTCGACGACTTCGACGAGGTCGTGGAGATCGAGCACGAGTCGCTGCCCTCGGACCGGTACTTCGACCGCGAGCTCAGCTGGCTCCGCTTCAACCAGCGCGTGCTCGAGCTCGGTGAAGACCGGACGCAGCCGCTGCTCGAGCGAGCGAACTTCCTCGCGATCTTCGCCTCCAACCTCGACGAGTTCTTCATGGTCCGCGTCGCCGGCCTGAAGCGCCGCATCGACACCGGCATCGCGGTCCCCACCAACGTCGGTCGCGCCCCGAGCGACGTCCTGCGCGACATCGCGATGAAGGCGCACGAGCTGCAGGAACGGCACGCCAACGCCTTCATCGGGTCGCTCAAGCCCGACCTCGACGCCGCCGGCATCCACGTCGAGCACTGGTCCGACCTGGGCGAGGACGACCGCCTGCGGATGCGTGAGTACTTCAGCGAGCAGATCTTCCCGGTGCTCATGCCGCTCGCGGTCGACCCGGCACACCCGTTCCCCTACATCTCCGGCCTCTCGCTCAACCTGGCGGTGCGGGTGCGCAACCCGAAGTCGCAGCGGCAGGAGTTCGCGCGCCTCAAGGTGCCGCAGAACTACCCGCGCTTCATCAAGCTCCCGGACGACAACTCGGGGCGGCTGCGCTTCATCCCCCTCGAAGACCTCATCGCGAACCACCTGCCGGACCTGTTCCCGGGCATGGAGGTCCTCGAGCACCACGTGTTCCGGATCACCCGCAACGAGGACGTCGAGATCGAGGAGGACGAGGCCGAGAACCTCATCCAGGCACTCGAGCGTGAACTGCTCCGCCGGCGCTTCGGTCCGCCGATCCGGCTCGAGATCACCGAGGACATGGACCCGGTGACGCTCGACCTCCTGGTGCGCGAACTCGACATCACCGAGCAGGAGGTCTACCGCCTGCCGTCGCCGCTCGACCTCGGCGGGCTGTTCGAGATCGCCAAGATCGCCCGCCCGGATCTGCACTACCCGCGCCACGTCCCGACGACCCCGGTGCAGTTCCAGCCGGGCGAGCCGAACACGAAGCCCGACCTGTTCCGCGCCATCGCCGCCCGCGACGTCCTGGTCCACCACCCGTACGAGTCCTTCGCGACCAGCGTGCAGGCGTTCCTCGAGCAGGCCGCCGCCGACCCGAACGTCCTCGCGATCAAGCAGACGCTGTACCGCACGTCGGGCGACTCCCCCATCGTCGAGGCCCTGATCGACGCCGCAGCAGCCGGCAAGCAGGTCCTCGCCCTGGTGGAGATCAAGGCGCGCTTCGACGAGCAGAACAACATCACGTGGGCCCGGAAGCTCGAGAAGGCCGGCGTGCACGTCGTCTACGGCCTGGTCGGGCTGAAGACGCACTCCAAGCTGGTGCTCGTCATCCGCCAGGAGGGCGGCACGCTCAAGCACTACAGCCACATCGGCACGGGCAACTACAACCCGAAGACCTCGCGGATCTACGAGGACATGGGCCTGTTCACCGCGGACGACACCGTGGGCAAGGACCTCACCCGCCTGTTCAACGAGCTGTCCGGGTACGCGATCGAGAAGAAGTTCAAGCGACTGCTGGTCGCGCCGCTGCACCTGCGGAAGGGCCTCATCAAGCGCATCCAGACGGAGGCGCAGAACGCCCGCGACGGCAAGCCGTCGGGCATCCGCATCAAGGTCAACTCGATGGTCGACGAGCAGATCATCGACGCGCTGTACCTGGCGAGCCAGGCCGGCGTCCCCGTCGATGTCTGGGTCCGTGGGATCTGCTCGCTGAAGCCCGGGCTCGAAGGGGTGAGCGAGACCATCCGTGTCCGGAGCATCGTCGGACGGTACCTGGAGCACTCCCGGGCCTTCGCCTTCCACAACGACGGTGACCCGGCGGTCTTCATCGGCAGCGCGGACATGATGCACCGCAACCTCGACCGTCGCGTCGAGGCCCTGGTGCGGCTCACGGCGCCGGCGCACATCAACGAGGTCCAGGAGATGTTCGACCTGGCGATGGCCGAGACCACCAGCTCCTGGCACCTGGAGTCGGACGGCGAGTGGACGCGCCACTCGACGGACGGGGACGGTCGTCCGCTCGACGACGCCCAGAACGTGCAGATGCGGACGATCTCGGCCCGGAAGCGCTCGACGCGGTGA
- a CDS encoding NUDIX domain-containing protein, translated as MVAAGAVVWREQDGAPFVLLIHREHHKDVSFPKGKVDPGESVPEAAVREIDEETGYRVHLGAPLGRAEYVLPSGRDKVVHYWSARVSRKEFERAGAFRPNDEVAAVEWVSIDDARARLTYERDVAILDRFAERAAAGEHDTFALIALRHAKTVPGSDWDGPDATRPLLPVGRAQAKSVAAPVAAFGPKKIVSSTAARCLATVEPLSARTKLGVSDTPDISQDAHERGTADVKGVIRKRLDKAKSAVLCSHGPVLPDIVARIATDTADDGSRFDLRRAAMLSVGDFAVMHIAGRKLVAVETHRNTVSA; from the coding sequence GTGGTCGCGGCCGGGGCCGTGGTGTGGCGTGAGCAGGACGGGGCCCCGTTCGTGCTCCTCATCCACCGGGAGCACCACAAGGACGTCTCGTTCCCGAAGGGCAAGGTCGATCCGGGCGAGAGCGTCCCCGAGGCCGCCGTACGTGAGATCGACGAGGAGACCGGGTACCGCGTGCACCTCGGTGCTCCCCTCGGTCGGGCCGAGTACGTCCTGCCCAGCGGACGCGACAAGGTCGTGCACTACTGGTCGGCGCGGGTGAGCCGGAAGGAGTTCGAGCGGGCGGGCGCCTTCCGTCCGAACGACGAGGTCGCCGCGGTCGAGTGGGTGTCGATCGACGACGCCCGCGCACGACTCACCTACGAGCGGGACGTGGCGATCCTCGACCGCTTCGCCGAGCGGGCGGCAGCGGGCGAGCACGACACCTTCGCCCTGATCGCGCTCCGGCACGCGAAGACGGTGCCCGGTTCGGACTGGGACGGGCCCGACGCGACCCGCCCACTCCTGCCGGTCGGCCGGGCGCAGGCGAAGTCCGTGGCGGCACCGGTCGCGGCGTTCGGTCCGAAGAAGATCGTCAGCAGCACAGCGGCGCGGTGCCTCGCGACCGTCGAACCGCTGTCCGCCAGGACGAAGCTCGGCGTCTCCGACACCCCCGACATCAGCCAGGACGCTCACGAGCGCGGGACCGCCGACGTGAAGGGCGTCATCCGGAAGCGCCTCGACAAGGCCAAGTCCGCGGTGCTGTGCTCGCACGGACCCGTGCTGCCGGACATCGTGGCCAGGATCGCGACCGACACCGCTGACGACGGCTCGCGGTTCGACCTCCGCCGTGCCGCGATGCTCTCGGTCGGGGACTTCGCCGTCATGCACATCGCTGGCCGCAAGCTCGTCGCGGTCGAGACGCACCGCAACACCGTCAGCGCCTGA
- a CDS encoding phosphate ABC transporter substrate-binding protein PstS — MNIKRIGSVAAIAIAGAVVLSSCAANEDTAGSDTSSSASSSGVDYSNLSGTLTGSGSSAQQTAEATWAAGFQEQASGVTVNYTPDGSGAGRENFMSGAADFAGSDAALKEEELSGEFKNCAADSKGIDIPVYISPIAIAYKVDGVSDLTLDAKSIAGIFSGKITKWNDDEIAALNDGVDLPSSNITVVHRSDDSGTTQNFSEYVAANAPDVWTEEPSQTFPFQVGDSAKGTSGVASAMQGASNAITYIDDSGAGDLDKAKLMVGDTATELSAEGAAQVVADSDVASGREENDLAIDIDRKDTAEGAWPLVLVSYAIACQEYEDKDKADLVKAYLGYVVSEDAQKAAATEAKSAALSSELSEKAAAAVESIK; from the coding sequence GTGAACATCAAGCGAATCGGCTCGGTCGCGGCAATCGCGATCGCCGGCGCCGTCGTGCTCTCCTCCTGCGCGGCGAACGAGGACACCGCGGGCAGCGACACCTCGTCGTCCGCCTCCTCCTCGGGTGTCGACTACTCGAACCTCTCCGGCACTCTCACCGGCTCGGGCTCCTCCGCGCAGCAGACCGCCGAGGCCACCTGGGCCGCCGGCTTCCAGGAGCAGGCCTCCGGCGTCACGGTGAACTACACGCCCGACGGCTCCGGTGCCGGGCGCGAGAACTTCATGTCCGGTGCCGCTGACTTCGCCGGCTCCGACGCCGCGCTGAAGGAAGAGGAGCTCTCCGGCGAGTTCAAGAACTGCGCCGCGGACTCCAAGGGCATCGACATCCCCGTCTACATCTCCCCGATCGCGATCGCCTACAAGGTCGACGGCGTCTCGGACCTGACCCTCGACGCGAAGAGCATCGCGGGCATCTTCTCCGGCAAGATCACCAAGTGGAACGACGACGAGATCGCCGCGCTCAACGACGGTGTGGACCTGCCGTCGTCGAACATCACGGTCGTGCACCGCTCGGACGACTCGGGCACCACGCAGAACTTCTCCGAGTACGTCGCGGCGAACGCCCCCGACGTGTGGACCGAGGAGCCGAGCCAGACCTTCCCGTTCCAGGTCGGCGACAGCGCGAAGGGCACCTCGGGTGTGGCCTCGGCCATGCAGGGCGCCTCGAACGCCATCACCTACATCGACGACTCCGGCGCCGGTGACCTCGACAAGGCGAAGCTGATGGTCGGCGACACGGCCACCGAGCTCTCCGCCGAGGGTGCCGCCCAGGTCGTGGCCGACTCCGACGTGGCCTCGGGCCGCGAGGAGAACGACCTCGCGATCGACATCGACCGCAAGGACACCGCTGAGGGCGCCTGGCCGCTCGTGCTCGTCTCCTACGCGATCGCGTGCCAGGAGTACGAGGACAAGGACAAGGCCGACCTCGTGAAGGCGTACCTCGGCTACGTCGTGTCCGAGGACGCGCAGAAGGCCGCGGCGACGGAGGCCAAGTCGGCCGCCCTGTCGTCCGAGCTGTCGGAGAAGGCCGCAGCAGCGGTCGAGTCCATCAAGTAA
- the pstC gene encoding phosphate ABC transporter permease subunit PstC, which translates to MTTAPVRDQDTATPSKPKAVVRIGDRVFSTASVVAGSLILFVLALVAAFLVWQSLPAFSAKAGDLPNDAANFWDYVGPLVFGTVWSAFLALVMAVPLSLGIALFISHYAPRRLAPVLGYVIDLLAAVPSVVYGLWGIVVLARFVRPFYEFLNEHFGWIPLFSGQVSGTGRTILTASIVLAVMAIPIMTAVMREIFLQAPTLNEEAALALGATRWEMIRMSVLPFAKSGIVSAIMLGLGRALGETMAIALVLSVSTNITFNLIGSLNPSTIAANIALQFAEASGTALNALVASGLILFVITLVINMLARYIVRKRVS; encoded by the coding sequence ATGACGACCGCACCGGTCCGAGACCAGGACACCGCCACCCCGTCGAAGCCCAAGGCCGTCGTCCGTATCGGCGACCGGGTGTTCTCCACCGCCTCCGTCGTGGCGGGCAGTCTCATCCTCTTCGTCCTCGCGCTCGTGGCCGCGTTCCTCGTCTGGCAGAGCCTCCCGGCGTTCTCCGCGAAGGCGGGCGACCTGCCGAACGACGCGGCGAACTTCTGGGACTACGTCGGCCCGCTCGTCTTCGGCACGGTGTGGTCCGCGTTCCTGGCCCTCGTGATGGCCGTGCCGCTGTCACTCGGCATCGCGCTCTTCATCTCGCACTACGCGCCGCGCCGTCTGGCACCGGTGCTCGGGTACGTCATCGACCTGCTCGCCGCGGTCCCCTCGGTCGTCTACGGCCTCTGGGGCATCGTCGTGCTGGCTCGGTTCGTGCGCCCGTTCTACGAGTTCCTCAACGAACACTTCGGCTGGATCCCGCTGTTCTCCGGACAGGTCTCCGGCACCGGCCGCACCATCCTGACCGCCTCGATCGTCCTCGCGGTCATGGCCATCCCGATCATGACCGCGGTCATGCGCGAGATCTTCCTGCAGGCGCCGACCCTCAACGAGGAAGCGGCGCTGGCGCTCGGAGCGACGCGCTGGGAGATGATCCGGATGTCCGTCCTGCCGTTCGCCAAGTCCGGCATCGTGTCCGCGATCATGCTCGGCCTCGGACGCGCGCTCGGCGAGACGATGGCGATCGCACTGGTCCTGTCGGTGTCGACGAACATCACCTTCAACCTGATCGGATCGCTCAACCCGTCGACGATCGCGGCGAACATCGCCCTGCAGTTCGCCGAAGCCTCCGGGACGGCGCTGAACGCCCTGGTCGCCTCCGGCTTGATCCTCTTCGTCATCACCCTGGTCATCAACATGCTCGCGCGGTACATCGTCCGCAAGCGAGTCTCCTGA